A region of Chlamydia crocodili DNA encodes the following proteins:
- a CDS encoding CT529 family inclusion membrane protein, with product MASATPRVASLLMGSRNVFMQTAMQGVRRGDAGNCIKQFFTNGNNHLARFVGSTKNLDKAFKFAKSVSEFSCGVIESSGNTGASLQVAKNVAGTLSTSRSVVALANVLNGSIPGCVNSSKNCFNHIKKCFASEPEYDLGNAERGLPYNKIYLTKSDHALAAIKEGCSAIGAATYITTFGISRPILLANKLANKPFLSSEAKAGLGNSVTYLMTANHAAGVIGGAASLLYENRAYKRASDGLLNARTTETMDPEVYSQVSEQLKESHFKAVKKTILGILEKAFELIADIFKLIPFPFAAPVRLAVTSGAVTISSGIGLYSVWSNS from the coding sequence ATGGCATCTGCAACACCACGTGTAGCTAGCCTACTTATGGGCAGTAGAAACGTGTTTATGCAAACAGCAATGCAAGGGGTTAGGAGAGGCGACGCTGGCAATTGCATTAAACAATTTTTTACGAATGGAAATAACCATTTAGCACGCTTTGTTGGTAGTACAAAAAACCTAGATAAGGCGTTTAAATTTGCTAAATCGGTATCAGAATTTAGCTGCGGCGTTATAGAAAGTTCTGGAAATACAGGAGCTTCTCTTCAAGTGGCTAAAAATGTGGCCGGGACTTTAAGTACATCTAGATCTGTTGTAGCTTTAGCTAACGTATTGAACGGTTCAATTCCTGGATGTGTTAACTCCTCTAAGAATTGTTTTAACCATATTAAGAAATGTTTTGCTTCAGAGCCGGAGTACGATCTTGGCAATGCAGAGAGAGGCTTACCTTATAACAAAATCTACCTCACTAAAAGTGACCACGCGTTGGCCGCGATTAAAGAGGGTTGTTCTGCGATTGGTGCGGCTACTTACATCACAACATTTGGTATCAGCCGTCCGATACTCTTGGCGAACAAACTGGCTAATAAGCCTTTCCTTTCTTCAGAAGCAAAGGCGGGTCTCGGCAATAGTGTAACGTATCTGATGACAGCAAACCACGCTGCAGGTGTTATTGGTGGAGCTGCGTCCTTGCTCTATGAAAACCGTGCATATAAGCGTGCCTCTGACGGATTGTTAAACGCTAGAACGACAGAGACGATGGATCCTGAAGTTTATAGTCAAGTATCTGAACAGTTAAAAGAATCGCACTTCAAAGCTGTTAAAAAGACAATACTTGGAATTCTAGAAAAAGCATTTGAATTGATCGCTGATATATTCAAATTAATTCCTTTCCCATTTGCTGCTCCAGTTCGATTGGCCGTGACATCGGGAGCGGTTACAATTTCCAGTGGTATTGGTCTTTACAGCGTCTGGTCCAATTCGTAA
- the rplC gene encoding 50S ribosomal protein L3 yields MRSQLSLMGKKEGMIHVFDKDGNLVACSVISVGSNVVTQIKVDSTDGYNAIQMGANEINVPEKTLEKRMNKPKLGHFKKSGSRVFGLLREVRLSEDVINEVSLGSEFGLEVLEDISSVDISGVSKGKGFQGVMKRFGFRGGPKTHGSGFHRHAGSIGMRSTPGRCFPGSKRPSHMGTVNVTVKNLEVVRIDLEKKVLLVKGAIPGPRGSVVVVRRSSRAKG; encoded by the coding sequence ATGCGATCTCAGCTTAGCTTAATGGGAAAAAAGGAAGGCATGATTCATGTCTTTGACAAAGATGGAAATCTGGTTGCGTGTTCGGTAATTAGTGTGGGTTCCAATGTTGTTACTCAAATAAAAGTTGATTCAACTGATGGTTACAATGCTATTCAGATGGGCGCAAATGAAATCAATGTTCCAGAAAAGACATTAGAAAAACGTATGAATAAGCCTAAACTCGGCCATTTTAAGAAGTCGGGTTCTCGTGTTTTTGGTTTATTAAGAGAAGTTCGTCTTTCCGAAGATGTTATAAATGAAGTCTCTTTAGGAAGCGAATTTGGTTTAGAAGTTCTTGAAGACATATCTTCTGTGGATATTAGTGGTGTTTCTAAGGGTAAAGGATTTCAAGGGGTCATGAAAAGATTCGGATTCCGCGGAGGTCCTAAAACTCATGGTTCCGGATTTCATCGCCATGCTGGTTCTATAGGAATGCGGTCAACTCCTGGACGGTGCTTCCCTGGAAGTAAGCGTCCTAGTCATATGGGTACTGTCAACGTAACCGTTAAGAATTTAGAAGTAGTAAGAATAGATTTAGAGAAAAAAGTATTACTAGTGAAGGGGGCGATCCCTGGTCCTAGAGGTTCTGTTGTTGTCGTAAGACGTTCTTCCAGAGCAAAAGGGTAA
- the rplD gene encoding 50S ribosomal protein L4 codes for MVLLSKFDFSGSKIGEVELPDAFFAQEGNGLQLVKDYLVAIRANKRQWSACTRNRSEVSHSTKKPFRQKGTGNARQGCLASPQFRGGGIVFGPKPKFDQHVRINRKEKRAAIRLLLSQKIQTNRLIVADDSVFTSSLSSPKTKEALRFLKSCNVECRGILFIDHLDHAQNNEGLRLSLRNLPAVRGFTYGMNINGYDLASAHNIVISEKALKGLTGHLISGTKD; via the coding sequence ATGGTTTTATTATCAAAGTTTGATTTTTCTGGGAGTAAAATAGGAGAGGTTGAATTACCGGATGCCTTTTTTGCTCAAGAAGGAAATGGACTTCAACTAGTGAAAGACTATCTTGTGGCTATTCGAGCTAACAAGAGACAGTGGTCCGCATGTACGAGAAATCGTTCAGAAGTTAGTCATTCTACTAAAAAGCCTTTTAGACAGAAAGGCACAGGAAATGCCCGTCAGGGGTGTTTAGCTTCTCCTCAGTTTCGTGGAGGGGGCATTGTTTTTGGCCCCAAACCTAAGTTTGATCAACATGTTCGTATTAATAGAAAAGAAAAAAGAGCAGCTATTCGTTTGTTGTTATCTCAGAAGATCCAAACAAATCGATTGATTGTGGCTGATGACAGCGTATTCACAAGTAGTTTATCTTCTCCAAAGACAAAAGAAGCTTTAAGGTTTTTAAAATCTTGTAATGTAGAGTGTCGTGGAATTCTTTTCATTGATCATTTAGATCATGCTCAAAACAATGAAGGTTTAAGGTTAAGTTTGCGAAATCTGCCTGCTGTGCGTGGTTTTACGTATGGAATGAATATCAATGGATACGATCTAGCCTCTGCCCATAATATAGTGATTTCCGAAAAGGCTCTAAAAGGGCTCACCGGGCATCTTATTTCTGGAACGAAAGATTAA
- a CDS encoding 50S ribosomal protein L23 — protein sequence MKDPYDVVKRHYVTEKAKTLEGLSLGNGEGKKKGSFCKHPKYTFVVSCDATKPLIAQALESIYADKKVKVKSVNTICVKPQPARMFRGKRKGKTAGFKKAVVTFYEGHSIG from the coding sequence ATGAAAGATCCTTATGATGTAGTCAAACGGCATTATGTAACCGAGAAGGCTAAAACCTTAGAAGGTTTGAGTCTTGGGAATGGTGAGGGCAAAAAGAAAGGTAGTTTCTGTAAGCATCCAAAATATACATTTGTTGTATCTTGTGATGCCACTAAGCCTTTAATTGCTCAAGCTTTGGAATCTATTTATGCAGATAAAAAAGTAAAAGTTAAAAGTGTAAACACGATATGTGTGAAGCCTCAGCCAGCCCGAATGTTTCGTGGAAAACGAAAAGGAAAGACTGCAGGATTTAAGAAGGCAGTTGTGACCTTCTATGAAGGCCATTCTATCGGGTAA
- the rplB gene encoding 50S ribosomal protein L2, translating into MFKKFKPVTPGTRQLVLPAFDELTRQGELSGKGTRKSVRPNKKLSFFKKSSGGRDNLGHISCRHRGGGAKRLYRVVDFKRNKDGIEAKVVSVEYDPNRSAYIALLSYADGEKRYILAPKGIKRGDQVISGEGSPFKVGCCMTLKSMPLGSTVHNIEMRPHSGGKLVRSAGLAAQVIAKTPGYVTLKMPSGEFRMLNEGCRATIGEVSNSDHNLCVDGKAGRKRWKGVRPTVRGTAMNPVDHPHGGGEGRHNGYIPRTPWGKVTKGLKTRDKRKSNKWIVKDRRK; encoded by the coding sequence ATGTTTAAAAAGTTTAAGCCAGTAACTCCAGGGACTAGACAGTTGGTTCTTCCGGCTTTTGATGAGCTAACCAGGCAAGGAGAGTTATCGGGGAAAGGAACTAGAAAAAGTGTGCGGCCAAATAAAAAGTTGTCATTTTTCAAAAAGAGTTCAGGTGGTCGTGATAATTTAGGTCACATTTCCTGCCGTCACCGTGGTGGAGGGGCTAAACGTCTATACCGAGTTGTTGACTTTAAGCGTAACAAAGACGGTATTGAAGCTAAGGTGGTTTCTGTTGAGTATGATCCAAACCGTTCTGCCTATATTGCTTTATTGAGTTATGCTGATGGAGAAAAACGTTATATACTTGCTCCAAAAGGCATAAAAAGAGGAGATCAAGTTATCTCTGGAGAAGGCAGCCCTTTTAAGGTGGGTTGTTGCATGACTTTAAAAAGCATGCCTTTAGGGTCAACCGTTCATAACATTGAAATGAGACCCCATTCTGGAGGAAAATTAGTAAGATCGGCAGGTTTGGCTGCTCAAGTTATTGCTAAGACTCCAGGGTACGTTACATTAAAAATGCCTTCAGGCGAATTCCGCATGTTAAATGAAGGTTGTAGAGCTACTATCGGCGAAGTTTCTAATTCTGATCACAATTTATGTGTTGATGGTAAAGCAGGAAGAAAGCGATGGAAAGGCGTTCGCCCAACTGTTCGTGGTACTGCTATGAACCCTGTCGATCACCCTCATGGAGGTGGTGAAGGCCGTCATAATGGTTATATCCCACGTACTCCTTGGGGTAAAGTCACGAAAGGATTAAAAACTCGTGACAAGCGTAAAAGCAATAAGTGGATAGTTAAAGATCGTAGGAAATAG
- the rpsS gene encoding 30S ribosomal protein S19: MSRSLRKGPFVDHHLIKKVRAMNLLEKKSPIKTWSRRSMITPEMIGHTFEVHNGKKFLTVFVSETMVGHKLGEFSPTRIFKSHPVKKG, encoded by the coding sequence ATGAGTAGATCGTTAAGAAAGGGTCCTTTTGTTGATCACCATCTGATAAAAAAAGTACGTGCTATGAACTTGCTGGAGAAGAAATCTCCAATTAAAACCTGGTCTCGTCGTTCTATGATTACTCCTGAAATGATTGGCCACACATTTGAAGTTCATAACGGAAAAAAGTTTCTAACAGTTTTTGTTTCAGAAACTATGGTAGGACATAAGTTGGGAGAATTTTCCCCAACAAGAATATTTAAAAGTCATCCCGTGAAGAAAGGGTAA
- the rplV gene encoding 50S ribosomal protein L22, translated as MFKATARYIRVQPRKARLAAGLMRNLSVKEAQQQLSFSQLKAGRCLKKVLDSAVANAELNQNVKREQLSVIEVRVDAGPVHKRAKSKSRGGRSPILKRTSHLTVIVGEKER; from the coding sequence ATGTTTAAAGCGACCGCCCGCTATATACGGGTTCAGCCTCGCAAGGCTCGACTAGCTGCCGGGCTTATGAGAAATTTAAGTGTTAAAGAAGCTCAGCAACAGTTGAGTTTTTCTCAGTTAAAAGCTGGAAGATGTCTAAAGAAAGTTTTAGACAGTGCTGTAGCTAATGCTGAGCTTAATCAGAACGTGAAACGTGAGCAATTAAGCGTTATCGAAGTCAGAGTAGATGCAGGCCCTGTGCATAAGCGAGCTAAATCGAAAAGTCGGGGAGGACGATCCCCAATTTTAAAACGCACTAGTCACTTGACTGTTATTGTTGGTGAGAAGGAGCGGTAG
- the rpsC gene encoding 30S ribosomal protein S3 has product MGQKGCPIGFRTGVTKKWRSLWYGNNQEFGKFLIEDVKIREHLRKKPSCQGAAGFVVRRMSGKIEVTIQTARPGLVIGKKGAEVDLLKEELRKLTGKEVWVEIAEIKRPELNAKLVADNIARQIERRVSFRRAMKKAMQSVMDAGAIGVKIQVSGRLAGAEIARSEWYKNGRVPLHTLRADIDYATASAETTYGIIGVKVWINLGEKTSTANATAGAAAPAAQ; this is encoded by the coding sequence ATGGGTCAGAAAGGATGTCCAATTGGTTTTCGTACAGGTGTCACTAAAAAATGGCGCTCCCTGTGGTACGGAAACAATCAAGAATTTGGTAAATTTCTTATTGAAGATGTTAAAATTCGAGAACATTTAAGAAAAAAACCTTCTTGTCAAGGGGCCGCAGGCTTTGTTGTAAGACGTATGAGCGGCAAAATTGAAGTTACAATTCAAACAGCTCGTCCAGGATTAGTTATCGGAAAGAAAGGAGCAGAGGTAGATCTTTTAAAAGAAGAACTAAGAAAGCTTACCGGTAAAGAGGTTTGGGTAGAAATAGCAGAAATTAAGCGCCCTGAATTGAATGCAAAATTAGTAGCAGACAATATTGCTAGACAAATTGAACGCCGTGTTTCTTTTAGACGTGCTATGAAAAAAGCTATGCAATCTGTTATGGATGCTGGAGCTATCGGTGTTAAAATACAAGTGTCTGGAAGATTAGCAGGCGCTGAGATTGCCCGTTCTGAATGGTATAAAAATGGTCGTGTTCCTCTGCATACATTGAGAGCTGATATTGATTACGCCACAGCATCCGCAGAGACTACTTATGGAATTATCGGCGTAAAAGTCTGGATTAATCTTGGGGAAAAAACCTCTACGGCTAATGCTACTGCTGGTGCTGCGGCTCCAGCTGCACAATAG
- the rplP gene encoding 50S ribosomal protein L16, with protein sequence MLMPKRTKFRKQQKGQFAGLSKGATFVDFGEFGMQTLERGWVTSRQIEACRVAINRYLKRKGKVWIRVFPDKSVTKKPAETRMGKGKGAPDHWVAVVRPGRILFEVANVSREDAQDALRRAAAKLGIRTRFVKRVERV encoded by the coding sequence ATGTTGATGCCTAAACGAACAAAATTTCGCAAACAGCAAAAGGGTCAATTTGCAGGCCTAAGCAAGGGGGCTACTTTTGTTGACTTTGGCGAGTTTGGAATGCAGACCTTAGAAAGAGGTTGGGTGACTAGCCGACAAATAGAAGCTTGCAGGGTTGCTATCAATAGATATTTAAAACGTAAGGGAAAAGTTTGGATTCGTGTTTTCCCCGATAAAAGCGTGACTAAGAAACCGGCAGAAACTCGTATGGGTAAAGGTAAGGGTGCTCCAGATCATTGGGTGGCAGTCGTTCGTCCAGGTAGAATTCTTTTTGAAGTGGCTAATGTCTCGAGAGAAGATGCTCAGGATGCTTTAAGAAGAGCTGCAGCAAAGTTAGGAATAAGGACACGTTTTGTGAAGCGGGTCGAAAGGGTATAA
- the rpmC gene encoding 50S ribosomal protein L29, which translates to MAAKKKLLAELREKSRVELDAFIHENKKALFSLRAESALQNKVVKAHLFSMYKKNIARSMTVIQEKEGKIDG; encoded by the coding sequence ATGGCAGCAAAGAAAAAATTATTGGCTGAGCTTAGAGAGAAAAGTCGAGTTGAGCTAGACGCATTTATCCATGAAAATAAGAAAGCGCTTTTTTCTTTAAGAGCTGAGTCTGCTTTACAGAATAAAGTAGTTAAGGCGCACTTGTTCTCTATGTATAAGAAAAACATAGCTCGATCTATGACGGTCATACAAGAAAAAGAGGGAAAAATCGATGGCTAG
- the rpsQ gene encoding 30S ribosomal protein S17, whose product MASEARGLRKTKVGVVVSSKMDKTVVVRVERIFSHPQYAKVVRDSKKYYAHNGLDVSEGDKVKIQETRPMSKLKRWRVVERIS is encoded by the coding sequence ATGGCTAGTGAAGCAAGAGGCCTTAGAAAAACCAAAGTTGGTGTTGTTGTCTCATCAAAAATGGATAAAACCGTAGTTGTTCGAGTAGAAAGAATATTCTCCCATCCTCAGTATGCTAAAGTTGTTAGAGACTCTAAAAAGTACTATGCGCATAATGGTTTAGACGTTTCTGAAGGCGATAAAGTTAAAATTCAAGAAACGCGACCTATGTCTAAATTGAAAAGATGGCGTGTTGTTGAGCGTATAAGTTAA
- the rplN gene encoding 50S ribosomal protein L14 encodes MIQQESQLKVADNTGAKKVKCFKVLGGSRRRYATVGDIIVCSVRDVEPDSSIKKGDVVKAVIVRTRRDILRKDGSSLRFDTNSCVIIDEKGNPKGTRIFGPIAREIRDRGFVKISSLAPEVI; translated from the coding sequence ATGATTCAGCAAGAAAGTCAATTAAAAGTTGCCGATAATACCGGAGCTAAAAAAGTAAAGTGTTTTAAAGTCTTAGGCGGATCTCGCAGACGTTACGCTACAGTGGGTGATATCATTGTGTGTTCCGTTAGAGATGTTGAACCCGATAGCTCTATTAAAAAGGGTGACGTGGTTAAAGCTGTGATTGTTAGAACGCGTCGCGATATTCTTAGAAAAGATGGTTCTTCTTTAAGATTCGATACTAATAGCTGTGTGATTATCGATGAGAAAGGAAATCCCAAAGGAACACGAATTTTTGGTCCGATAGCTCGAGAGATTCGAGATCGTGGCTTCGTGAAAATTAGTTCTTTGGCTCCTGAGGTGATTTAA
- the rplX gene encoding 50S ribosomal protein L24, whose amino-acid sequence MKRHSVCVGDTVYVLAGNDKGKQGKVLSCLREKNKVVVEGINVRTKNIKRSQENPKGKRINIEAPIHVSNVRLSIDGAPAKLSVKVTKNGRELWNRSPDGTSKLYRSVKERKG is encoded by the coding sequence ATGAAAAGACATAGTGTTTGTGTTGGCGACACGGTTTATGTGCTGGCCGGGAACGACAAGGGAAAGCAGGGTAAAGTTTTATCTTGTCTTAGAGAAAAAAATAAAGTGGTCGTTGAAGGAATCAACGTTCGTACGAAAAATATCAAACGCAGTCAAGAAAATCCTAAGGGTAAAAGGATTAATATTGAAGCCCCGATACATGTTTCTAACGTGCGTTTAAGTATAGATGGTGCTCCGGCAAAACTTTCTGTCAAAGTTACTAAAAACGGACGAGAGTTATGGAATAGATCTCCTGATGGCACTTCTAAACTATATCGTTCTGTGAAAGAGAGAAAAGGTTAA
- the rplE gene encoding 50S ribosomal protein L5: MSRLKKLYTEEIRKSLQEKFGYGNTMQIPVLKKIVISMGLAEAAKDKNLFQAHLEELSMISGQKPLVTKARNSIAGFKLREGQGIGAKVTLRGQRMYDFMDRFCNIVSPRIRDFRGFSNKGDGRGCYSLGLDDQQIFPEVDLDRVKRTQGMNITWVTTAQTDVECTTLLELMGLRFKKAQ, encoded by the coding sequence ATGAGCAGGTTAAAAAAACTATATACTGAAGAGATCCGAAAGTCCCTCCAAGAAAAGTTTGGGTATGGAAATACCATGCAAATTCCTGTTCTTAAAAAAATTGTTATAAGTATGGGTCTTGCTGAAGCAGCTAAAGATAAAAATCTTTTTCAGGCTCATTTAGAAGAACTTTCTATGATTTCCGGACAAAAACCTTTGGTTACAAAGGCTAGAAATTCTATCGCAGGTTTTAAACTTCGTGAAGGACAAGGCATTGGTGCTAAAGTAACTTTACGTGGTCAGCGTATGTACGATTTTATGGATCGTTTTTGCAATATAGTCTCTCCTAGAATTCGTGACTTTCGTGGTTTCTCGAATAAAGGAGATGGGCGCGGGTGTTATTCATTGGGACTAGATGATCAGCAGATTTTCCCTGAAGTAGATTTAGATCGCGTTAAGAGAACTCAAGGAATGAATATTACTTGGGTAACTACAGCACAAACAGATGTTGAATGCACTACTCTTTTAGAGTTGATGGGTTTGCGCTTTAAGAAGGCTCAATAG
- the rpsH gene encoding 30S ribosomal protein S8 translates to MGMTSDTIADLLTRIRNALKAEHLYVDLEHSKMREAIVKILKQHGFLAHYLVKEENRKRTMRIFLQYSNDRRPVIRQLKRVSKPSRRVYVPAAKIPYVFGNMGISVLSTSQGVLDGSTARAKNIGGELLCLVW, encoded by the coding sequence ATGGGCATGACAAGTGATACTATAGCCGATTTATTAACACGAATCCGAAACGCTTTGAAGGCAGAGCATTTGTATGTGGATTTAGAGCACAGCAAGATGCGTGAAGCGATTGTAAAAATTCTAAAGCAACATGGGTTTTTGGCTCATTATTTAGTGAAAGAAGAGAATCGCAAACGCACAATGCGTATCTTTTTACAATATAGTAATGACCGCAGGCCTGTGATACGCCAATTAAAGCGAGTTTCTAAGCCTTCTAGAAGGGTTTATGTTCCCGCCGCAAAGATTCCTTATGTTTTCGGAAATATGGGTATTTCTGTTCTTTCCACATCTCAAGGGGTGTTGGATGGATCGACAGCTAGGGCTAAAAATATTGGTGGCGAACTACTCTGTTTAGTTTGGTAA
- the rplF gene encoding 50S ribosomal protein L6: MSRKARDPIVLPQGVEVSIQNNEILVKGPKGSLKQVLAPEVVVDIKDKEVFVHAAPGVVDRPSRMQGLFWALISNMVQGVSAGFEKRLEMIGVGFRAAVQGSILDLSIGVSHPTKMPIPAELQVTVEKNTLISVKGINKQLVGEFAASIRAKRRPEPYKGKGIRYENEYVRRKAGKAAKTGKK; this comes from the coding sequence ATGTCTCGTAAAGCTCGAGACCCTATTGTGCTCCCTCAAGGAGTAGAGGTCTCCATTCAAAATAATGAAATCTTAGTAAAAGGTCCTAAGGGCTCTTTAAAACAAGTATTAGCACCAGAAGTGGTTGTCGATATCAAAGACAAGGAAGTTTTTGTTCATGCAGCTCCTGGTGTCGTTGATAGACCAAGTCGTATGCAAGGTTTGTTTTGGGCTTTAATTTCTAATATGGTTCAAGGAGTCAGCGCAGGCTTTGAGAAGCGATTGGAAATGATTGGAGTTGGCTTTAGAGCCGCTGTTCAAGGATCTATTTTAGATTTGTCTATCGGAGTATCTCATCCTACGAAAATGCCTATTCCTGCGGAACTTCAGGTTACTGTTGAAAAGAACACTCTGATTTCAGTGAAAGGAATAAATAAGCAGCTAGTTGGAGAATTTGCCGCTAGTATCCGTGCCAAACGTCGTCCTGAGCCCTACAAAGGTAAAGGTATCCGTTATGAGAACGAATATGTTCGTCGTAAGGCTGGGAAAGCGGCAAAAACAGGTAAAAAATAG
- the rplR gene encoding 50S ribosomal protein L18, giving the protein MENSLFKKSEKKIRRALRVRKVLRGSSLKPRLSVVKTNKHIYVQLIDDSIGKTLASVSTMAKSSKASGLIKKNQDVAKTLGTQIAQIGKSLQVDRVVFDRGPFKYHGVIAMVADGAREGGLQF; this is encoded by the coding sequence ATGGAAAATTCGTTATTCAAAAAGTCTGAAAAAAAGATTCGTAGGGCTTTAAGAGTGCGTAAAGTCTTAAGGGGCTCTTCTTTAAAGCCTCGTTTGTCTGTTGTGAAGACTAACAAGCATATCTATGTACAATTAATTGATGATTCTATTGGCAAAACTTTGGCTTCTGTCTCAACTATGGCGAAATCAAGTAAGGCTTCCGGATTAATTAAAAAGAATCAAGACGTTGCTAAAACGTTAGGAACCCAAATTGCCCAGATAGGGAAAAGTCTTCAGGTGGATCGAGTTGTTTTCGATCGTGGTCCTTTCAAATATCATGGAGTTATTGCCATGGTGGCTGATGGTGCTAGAGAAGGCGGATTACAGTTTTAA
- the rpsE gene encoding 30S ribosomal protein S5, protein MTLSKNSHKEDQLEEKVLVVNRCSKVVKGGRKFSFSALILVGDGKGRLGYGFAKANELTDAIRKGGEAARKNLITIQSLEGDSIPHEVLVDQDGAQLLLKPAKPGTGIVAGSRIRLILEMAGVKNIVAKSLGSNNPMNQVKAAFKALLSLSSRKDVLQRRRVTHD, encoded by the coding sequence ATGACGTTATCAAAGAATTCTCACAAAGAAGATCAGCTAGAGGAGAAAGTTCTTGTTGTCAATCGTTGTTCAAAAGTAGTCAAGGGCGGTCGTAAATTTAGTTTTTCCGCACTTATTTTGGTGGGTGACGGTAAGGGACGCTTGGGCTACGGTTTTGCCAAAGCAAATGAATTAACAGATGCTATTCGCAAAGGTGGAGAAGCGGCGAGAAAGAATTTAATTACAATTCAATCTTTGGAAGGTGATTCTATTCCTCATGAAGTTCTAGTTGATCAAGACGGAGCTCAACTGCTTTTGAAGCCTGCTAAACCGGGAACTGGAATTGTGGCGGGTTCACGTATTCGTTTGATTTTGGAAATGGCTGGAGTCAAAAATATTGTTGCTAAGAGTTTAGGCTCAAACAACCCTATGAATCAAGTAAAGGCTGCTTTTAAAGCTCTCTTGAGTCTTTCTAGCAGGAAAGACGTTTTACAAAGGAGAAGAGTGACACATGATTAA
- the rplO gene encoding 50S ribosomal protein L15: MIKLESLQDPSPRKRRTKLLGRGPGSGHGKTSCRGHKGDGSRSGYKRRFGYEGGGVPLYRRVPTRGFSHKRFDKCVEEITTQRLNVLFNEGEEITLDALKQKRAIDKHAIRVKVIVKGELEKTFIWKDANVVLSQGVRHLIGVA, from the coding sequence ATGATTAAATTAGAATCGTTACAAGATCCTTCACCAAGAAAGAGAAGAACAAAATTATTAGGACGTGGTCCTGGCTCAGGTCATGGTAAAACAAGTTGCCGAGGCCATAAGGGAGACGGAAGCCGTTCTGGTTATAAGCGTCGATTTGGTTATGAGGGAGGCGGAGTGCCTCTTTATAGAAGAGTCCCTACAAGAGGATTTTCTCATAAACGTTTTGATAAATGCGTGGAAGAAATTACTACTCAACGCTTGAATGTTTTATTCAATGAAGGAGAAGAAATTACTTTAGATGCTTTAAAACAAAAAAGAGCAATAGATAAGCATGCGATTAGAGTGAAAGTGATTGTTAAAGGCGAATTAGAGAAAACGTTTATCTGGAAGGACGCTAACGTAGTATTGTCTCAAGGAGTACGACACCTTATTGGTGTTGCTTAA